A single Arcanobacterium canis DNA region contains:
- the secE gene encoding preprotein translocase subunit SecE: MNEARSSAVKEGFFARIITFFKEVIAEFKKVQRPTREELWKMFVTVVIFVTIIMVFVTAIDLVFNQSMFWIFG; this comes from the coding sequence GTGAACGAAGCTCGTAGCTCTGCTGTTAAGGAAGGCTTCTTCGCTCGCATCATCACCTTCTTCAAGGAAGTGATCGCTGAGTTCAAGAAGGTACAGCGCCCAACACGTGAAGAGCTGTGGAAGATGTTCGTCACGGTCGTGATATTCGTGACCATCATCATGGTGTTCGTGACCGCGATCGATCTGGTCTTCAACCAGTCCATGTTCTGGATCTTCGGTTAA
- the udk gene encoding uridine kinase: MNRPFVIGIAGGTGSGKTTLTNAIAHRYQGKTAVVYHDNYYKAHDDLDYEHRAALNYDSPDAFDNDLMIADLRALVSGSAIESPVYDYAAHNRSADTMHVEPAPVILVEGILIFHDLRMCDLFDVKIFVDTDADVRIMRRIKRDVLERGRSIESVEAQYLTTVKPMHELYVEPSKRRADLIIPEGGQNLVALDMLFHRIAHELGVEPR; this comes from the coding sequence ATGAATCGACCGTTCGTAATCGGAATTGCAGGCGGAACAGGAAGCGGTAAAACGACGCTGACAAATGCGATAGCACATCGCTATCAAGGCAAAACGGCCGTGGTATACCACGATAATTATTACAAGGCCCATGATGATCTTGATTATGAGCACCGTGCTGCGCTGAATTATGACTCCCCAGACGCATTTGATAATGACCTCATGATTGCAGATCTGCGTGCGCTAGTATCCGGCAGCGCTATCGAGTCTCCAGTCTATGATTACGCCGCTCATAATCGCTCTGCTGATACGATGCATGTTGAGCCTGCACCCGTGATTTTGGTGGAAGGTATCCTCATCTTCCACGATCTGCGCATGTGCGATTTGTTCGATGTGAAAATCTTCGTGGACACTGACGCAGACGTCAGAATCATGCGCCGAATCAAGCGCGATGTACTTGAGCGTGGGCGTTCCATTGAATCAGTGGAAGCTCAGTATTTGACAACGGTGAAACCGATGCATGAACTCTATGTTGAACCGTCGAAGCGTCGCGCTGACCTCATTATTCCCGAGGGAGGCCAGAACCTCGTAGCGCTCGATATGCTTTTTCACCGCATCGCTCATGAGCTGGGAGTGGAACCGCGCTGA
- the rplA gene encoding 50S ribosomal protein L1, with protein MAKRSKNYRKAAELIQSGELYSPSEAFDLAKKTSVTKFASTVEVMFRLNVDPRKADQLVRGTVSLPHGTGKTAKVVVFAVGEKAQAALEAGADVVGDDDLIAKVADGWTDFDAAVATPDMMGKVGRLGRVLGPRNLMPNPKTGTVTMDVAKAVKDIKGGRIEFRVDKHGNLAFIVGNTDFELDQLIENYNAAADEILRLKPASAKGRYITKATVSTTMGPGIPLDATKTRTEA; from the coding sequence ATGGCAAAGCGCTCAAAGAATTACCGTAAGGCGGCCGAGCTGATTCAGTCCGGCGAGCTTTACTCGCCGAGCGAGGCGTTTGACCTCGCGAAGAAGACTTCGGTAACGAAGTTCGCCTCCACCGTTGAGGTGATGTTCCGTCTGAACGTTGATCCACGTAAGGCCGATCAGCTCGTTCGTGGCACCGTTTCCCTCCCGCACGGCACCGGCAAGACCGCCAAGGTCGTTGTCTTTGCTGTTGGCGAGAAGGCACAGGCTGCTCTCGAAGCTGGCGCCGACGTCGTTGGTGATGACGATCTGATTGCGAAGGTCGCCGATGGCTGGACCGACTTCGACGCCGCCGTTGCAACCCCCGATATGATGGGCAAGGTTGGTCGCCTGGGTCGTGTGCTCGGTCCGCGTAACCTCATGCCAAACCCGAAGACCGGCACCGTGACCATGGATGTGGCGAAGGCGGTCAAGGACATCAAGGGTGGTCGTATCGAGTTCCGCGTTGACAAGCACGGTAACCTCGCGTTCATCGTGGGCAACACCGACTTCGAGCTTGATCAGCTGATCGAGAACTACAACGCTGCTGCTGATGAGATCTTGCGCCTGAAGCCTGCTTCGGCAAAGGGACGCTACATCACCAAGGCAACCGTGTCAACGACGATGGGTCCGGGTATCCCGTTGGATGCCACCAAGACTCGCACCGAAGCCTGA
- a CDS encoding DNA-directed RNA polymerase subunit beta has product MAASSTSKPTVVDGRLAADRVSFAKIHEPLAVPDLLGLQTSSYRWLIGAPEWRENAQPGEKSGLEEIFEEVSPIENTAQTMGLVLSNPHLEEEKASMAECKEKDLTYSAALYVTAEFQNYETGEIKSQTTFIGDFPLMTPQGTFIINGTERVVVSQLVRSPGVYFETAADKTSDKLIYSTKIIPSRGAWLEFEIDKRDSVGVRVDRKRKQSVTVFLKAIGMSESEIREEFADYPVLIDTLEKDTVHTQEEALTDLYRKLRPGEPPTAEAGRSLLRNFYFNPKRYDLAKVGRYKVNTKLGLDTAATERQLTIADITATIRYLLALHAGEAETVTAEGATAVPVENDDIDHFGNRRIRAVGELIQNQVRTGLSRLDRMVRERMTTQEAEAITPSSLINIRPIVAAIKEFFGTSQLSQFMDQNNPLAGLTHKRRLSALGPGGLSRDRASMEVRDVHPSHYGRMCPIETPEGPNIGLIGSLASYGRVNSFGFIETPYRKVIDGKVTNEIEYLNATDEDRYAIAQASAPLNADGSFRDEEVLVRLPGGEPALIEAHEVGYMDVSARQMVSVGTASIPFLEHDDANRALMGANMQRQAVPLLRPTAPLVGTGVEIRTAVDSGDVTVALAPGIVTEVSADAVHVEEDSGKHRVYRLAKFERSNPGNCTNQKVAVNEGDRLEKGSLIADGPATDGGELALGQNLLVAFMAWNGYNYEDAIILSQRVQSEDILTSIHIEEHEVDARDTKLGPEEITRDIPNVSEDTLANLDERGIIRIGAEVKAGDILVGKITPKGETELTSEERLLRAIFGEKAKEVRDTSMRVPHGEWGIVIGVHEFSAENHDELAADVRQSVRVLIAQRRKIVIGDKMAGRHGNKGVVSRILPLEDMPFLEDGTPVDVVLNPLGVPSRMNLGQVFELHLGWIAKQGWDATEARANGEEWANRIPEEAVIGHPNRLVSTPVFDGVRHDELSGLLANTLPNRDGDRMVDGSGKARLFDGRTGEPFPERVSVGYMYMLKLHHLVDDKIHARSTGPYSMVTQQPLGGKAQFGGQRFGEMEVWALEAYGAAHTLQEMLTIKSDDTVGRVKVYEAIVKGDNVPEPGIPESFKVLVQEMRSLCLNVEALDAAGNPINLQDSDEDAFRAPQSARISTGLEGLTTGADF; this is encoded by the coding sequence TTGGCTGCTTCGAGCACCTCTAAGCCTACTGTTGTTGACGGCCGCCTCGCTGCTGACCGCGTCTCGTTTGCAAAGATTCACGAGCCTCTCGCCGTGCCGGATTTGCTGGGTCTGCAGACCTCCAGCTACCGCTGGCTGATCGGCGCCCCCGAATGGCGTGAGAACGCCCAACCGGGGGAGAAGTCGGGTCTTGAAGAGATTTTTGAAGAAGTCTCCCCGATTGAGAACACTGCCCAAACCATGGGCCTCGTCCTTTCCAACCCGCATCTTGAGGAAGAAAAAGCCTCGATGGCGGAGTGCAAGGAAAAGGATCTGACATACTCGGCGGCTCTGTACGTGACTGCTGAATTCCAGAACTACGAGACTGGCGAGATCAAGTCCCAGACCACCTTTATTGGTGATTTCCCGTTGATGACACCGCAAGGAACCTTCATCATCAACGGCACCGAGCGCGTTGTGGTTTCCCAGCTCGTTCGTTCGCCGGGCGTGTACTTCGAAACCGCTGCTGACAAAACCTCCGACAAGCTGATCTACTCAACCAAGATCATCCCGTCGCGTGGTGCATGGCTTGAGTTTGAAATCGACAAACGCGATTCCGTTGGCGTGCGTGTGGACCGCAAGCGTAAGCAGTCGGTCACGGTCTTCCTCAAGGCAATCGGTATGTCGGAGTCGGAGATCCGTGAGGAATTTGCTGATTACCCGGTTCTCATCGATACCCTTGAGAAGGACACCGTCCACACCCAAGAAGAGGCTCTGACGGACCTGTACCGCAAGCTTCGCCCGGGCGAGCCGCCGACGGCGGAAGCGGGCCGTTCCCTCCTGCGCAACTTCTACTTCAACCCCAAGCGTTACGATCTCGCTAAGGTTGGCCGCTACAAGGTCAACACCAAGCTCGGTCTGGACACAGCCGCAACTGAGCGCCAGCTCACAATTGCCGATATCACAGCTACGATCCGTTACCTCCTTGCGCTTCACGCGGGCGAGGCTGAGACCGTCACTGCCGAAGGTGCTACCGCTGTCCCCGTTGAGAACGACGATATCGACCACTTCGGTAACCGCCGTATCCGCGCTGTGGGTGAATTGATCCAGAACCAGGTCCGTACCGGTTTGTCACGTCTGGACCGCATGGTTCGTGAGCGCATGACCACCCAGGAAGCGGAAGCGATCACCCCGTCGTCGCTGATCAACATTCGCCCGATAGTTGCCGCGATCAAGGAGTTCTTCGGTACCTCGCAGCTGTCGCAGTTCATGGATCAGAACAACCCGCTGGCTGGTCTGACTCACAAGCGTCGTCTGTCTGCTCTGGGCCCGGGCGGCTTGTCCCGTGACCGCGCCTCGATGGAAGTTCGAGACGTTCACCCGTCTCACTACGGCCGTATGTGCCCCATTGAGACACCAGAAGGCCCGAACATTGGTCTGATTGGCTCGCTCGCATCTTACGGTCGTGTCAATTCCTTCGGCTTTATCGAGACCCCGTACCGCAAGGTAATCGATGGCAAGGTGACCAATGAGATTGAATACCTCAACGCTACCGATGAAGATCGCTACGCCATCGCTCAGGCATCAGCTCCGCTGAACGCTGACGGCTCCTTCCGTGATGAAGAAGTCCTCGTGCGTCTGCCTGGTGGCGAGCCAGCGCTGATCGAAGCTCATGAAGTGGGCTATATGGACGTGTCTGCACGTCAGATGGTGTCCGTCGGTACGGCATCGATTCCGTTCCTTGAGCACGACGATGCTAACCGAGCTCTCATGGGTGCGAACATGCAGCGACAGGCTGTGCCGCTGCTTCGCCCGACTGCTCCGCTCGTGGGTACTGGCGTCGAGATCCGCACCGCCGTCGATTCCGGCGACGTCACCGTGGCACTCGCACCAGGCATTGTCACTGAAGTCTCTGCTGACGCTGTTCACGTGGAAGAAGATTCCGGGAAGCACCGCGTGTACCGACTGGCAAAGTTCGAGCGTTCCAACCCAGGTAACTGCACCAACCAGAAGGTGGCAGTAAACGAGGGTGACCGCCTCGAAAAGGGCTCGCTCATTGCTGACGGTCCGGCGACCGACGGTGGCGAACTTGCTCTTGGTCAGAACCTCCTCGTGGCTTTCATGGCATGGAATGGCTACAACTACGAGGACGCGATCATCCTGTCCCAACGTGTTCAGTCCGAAGATATCCTCACCTCGATTCATATCGAGGAGCATGAGGTTGATGCTCGTGACACCAAGCTTGGACCGGAAGAGATTACCCGCGATATCCCGAACGTTTCGGAAGATACCCTGGCGAATCTCGACGAGCGTGGCATTATCCGTATCGGCGCTGAAGTCAAGGCTGGAGACATCCTCGTCGGCAAGATCACGCCAAAGGGTGAGACTGAGCTGACTTCTGAAGAGCGACTGCTTCGCGCAATCTTTGGCGAGAAGGCGAAGGAAGTGCGCGACACCTCGATGCGCGTTCCCCATGGTGAGTGGGGTATCGTCATTGGCGTTCACGAGTTCTCCGCTGAGAACCACGACGAACTTGCAGCTGACGTTCGCCAGTCCGTACGCGTGCTGATTGCTCAGCGACGCAAGATCGTCATTGGCGACAAGATGGCAGGACGTCACGGTAACAAGGGTGTTGTTTCGCGTATTCTTCCTCTCGAAGATATGCCGTTCCTTGAGGATGGAACGCCTGTTGACGTCGTTCTGAACCCGCTGGGCGTGCCGAGCCGTATGAACCTCGGCCAGGTCTTCGAGCTCCATCTTGGTTGGATCGCTAAGCAGGGTTGGGATGCAACCGAAGCGCGCGCCAATGGTGAAGAGTGGGCAAACCGCATTCCAGAGGAAGCTGTGATCGGTCACCCGAACCGTCTCGTCTCCACTCCGGTATTCGACGGTGTCCGCCATGATGAGCTTTCGGGCCTCCTGGCCAACACCCTCCCGAACCGCGACGGTGATCGTATGGTCGATGGTTCTGGTAAGGCTCGTCTGTTTGACGGCCGTACCGGTGAGCCGTTCCCTGAGCGCGTCTCGGTAGGCTACATGTACATGCTCAAGCTCCACCACCTGGTGGACGACAAGATCCACGCTCGTTCCACGGGCCCGTACTCGATGGTGACCCAGCAGCCACTGGGTGGTAAGGCACAGTTCGGTGGACAGCGTTTCGGCGAGATGGAGGTGTGGGCGCTCGAAGCATACGGCGCTGCACACACCCTTCAGGAAATGCTGACCATCAAGTCCGACGATACGGTTGGCCGCGTCAAAGTGTACGAGGCAATCGTGAAGGGCGACAACGTGCCCGAGCCGGGTATCCCGGAGTCCTTCAAGGTTTTGGTACAGGAAATGCGTTCGCTGTGC
- the rplL gene encoding 50S ribosomal protein L7/L12 → MAKLTAEELIEAFKELTLVELSDFVKKFEEEFDVEAAAPVAAVAAAPAAGGEAAAAEEKDEFDVVIASAGDKKIQVIKEVRALTSLGLKEAKELVDSAPKAVLEGVNKETAEKAKEALEGAGATIELK, encoded by the coding sequence ATGGCTAAGCTCACTGCTGAAGAGCTCATCGAAGCTTTCAAGGAGCTCACACTTGTTGAGCTCTCGGACTTCGTGAAGAAGTTCGAAGAAGAATTTGACGTTGAGGCTGCTGCTCCGGTTGCTGCCGTTGCTGCTGCTCCGGCTGCTGGCGGCGAAGCCGCTGCTGCCGAAGAGAAGGATGAGTTTGACGTTGTCATCGCATCCGCAGGCGACAAGAAGATCCAGGTCATCAAGGAGGTGCGCGCTCTTACCTCCCTCGGTCTGAAGGAAGCAAAGGAGCTCGTTGACTCCGCTCCTAAGGCTGTTCTCGAAGGTGTTAACAAGGAGACCGCCGAGAAGGCTAAGGAAGCTCTCGAGGGTGCCGGAGCCACCATCGAGCTCAAGTGA
- the rplK gene encoding 50S ribosomal protein L11, translated as MPPKKKVAGLIKLQIEAGAASPAPPIGPALGQHGVNIMEFVNAYNAATESMRGNIIPVEITVYEDRSFDFITKTPPASGLIKKAAGIKSGSATPHTVKVAHLTADQLREIAKTKMPDLNANDIDNAARIIAGTARSMGVTTDEI; from the coding sequence ATGCCACCGAAGAAGAAGGTTGCCGGACTGATCAAGCTTCAGATCGAAGCTGGAGCTGCTTCACCGGCGCCGCCGATTGGCCCGGCTCTGGGTCAGCACGGCGTGAACATCATGGAGTTCGTCAATGCGTACAACGCTGCGACGGAATCGATGCGCGGAAACATCATCCCGGTTGAGATCACCGTTTATGAGGACCGCTCGTTCGACTTCATCACCAAGACACCGCCGGCCTCAGGTCTCATCAAGAAGGCAGCTGGCATCAAGTCGGGTTCGGCTACTCCGCACACTGTGAAGGTCGCGCACCTCACCGCGGATCAGCTTCGTGAAATCGCGAAGACCAAGATGCCGGATCTCAACGCTAACGACATCGACAACGCTGCTCGCATCATTGCTGGCACCGCTCGTTCGATGGGCGTTACCACCGACGAAATCTGA
- a CDS encoding pyridoxal phosphate-dependent aminotransferase yields MRLSTHVSSLQPSATLAVDLRAKELAAAGRPIIGFGAGEPDFPTAPFIVDAAVEAAKDPKNHHYTAAAGLLELREAICVKARRDSGTSVNPNNVIVTNGGKQAVYQAFMATVSPGDDVLLPAPYWTTYPEAIRLAGGTPIEVFAPAEAGYKVTVEQLEAAYTPATTTLLMCSPSNPTGAVYTADELRAIGQWAISKDLWVISDEIYENLVYEGEMSYLLGVLPEIADRLISVNGVAKSYAMTGWRVGWMFGPADVIRGARILQGHLSSHVNNIAQRAALAALEADQQFVEEMKVAFNRRRLTLLDKLRQIDVFSVPTPSGAFYAFPNVEHALGKEINGKIAHTSAQLAQLILEEIDVALVPGEAFGAPGHLRLSYALADKALTEGADRLVTLFASIK; encoded by the coding sequence ATGCGTCTATCTACACACGTCTCCTCACTCCAGCCTTCCGCAACGCTCGCTGTCGATTTGCGGGCAAAGGAACTTGCAGCTGCGGGCCGCCCCATCATCGGCTTTGGTGCAGGCGAACCAGACTTCCCAACCGCGCCCTTTATCGTGGATGCTGCGGTTGAAGCTGCCAAAGATCCCAAAAATCACCACTACACGGCGGCTGCGGGCCTACTTGAGCTGCGCGAAGCGATCTGCGTCAAGGCAAGGCGTGACTCAGGGACTTCAGTAAACCCCAACAATGTCATTGTCACTAATGGTGGAAAACAAGCGGTCTATCAAGCGTTTATGGCGACCGTCTCCCCCGGTGACGACGTTCTCCTCCCAGCTCCTTACTGGACAACCTACCCTGAAGCGATCCGTCTGGCCGGTGGCACCCCGATCGAGGTATTCGCACCAGCCGAAGCTGGCTACAAAGTGACAGTGGAACAACTTGAAGCCGCCTACACGCCAGCAACCACAACCCTGCTCATGTGTTCGCCGTCGAATCCGACCGGCGCGGTGTACACGGCCGACGAACTGCGCGCGATTGGTCAGTGGGCAATATCGAAAGACCTGTGGGTGATCTCGGACGAAATTTACGAAAACCTCGTCTACGAAGGCGAAATGTCCTATTTGTTGGGCGTTCTTCCGGAAATCGCAGACCGGCTGATTAGTGTCAATGGTGTCGCAAAATCGTACGCAATGACGGGCTGGCGTGTGGGATGGATGTTCGGCCCCGCGGATGTCATTCGTGGCGCGCGAATTCTTCAGGGGCATCTGTCCTCGCATGTCAACAACATTGCCCAGCGTGCAGCCCTCGCAGCTCTGGAAGCTGACCAACAGTTTGTGGAAGAGATGAAGGTTGCCTTCAATCGCCGCCGTCTCACACTTTTGGACAAGCTCCGTCAGATCGACGTCTTTTCAGTGCCGACGCCGTCGGGCGCGTTTTACGCTTTCCCCAACGTTGAACATGCACTAGGCAAGGAAATCAATGGCAAAATCGCCCACACCTCGGCACAGCTTGCTCAGCTCATCCTCGAAGAGATCGACGTCGCCCTCGTTCCGGGCGAGGCATTTGGCGCACCTGGGCACCTGCGCTTATCCTACGCACTCGCCGATAAGGCTCTCACTGAGGGGGCTGATCGCCTCGTGACGCTTTTCGCGTCGATTAAATAG
- the rplJ gene encoding 50S ribosomal protein L10, protein MARTDKSAAIAELKDLFQNSAAVLVTEYRGLTVEQMKKLRRALGQEAHYTVAKNTLARIAAKEAGVEGLDDYLKGPVALAFVSGDIASAAKAIKNFSKEHDALITKGGVLEGNVLDAEGVKKLADLESREVLLGKTAGVLKASLYQAAYMFTAPLVKTVRTVDALRAKQEEAA, encoded by the coding sequence ATGGCACGGACCGATAAGTCTGCAGCGATTGCAGAGCTCAAGGATCTGTTCCAGAACTCTGCAGCCGTTCTCGTCACCGAGTACCGCGGACTGACTGTGGAGCAGATGAAGAAGCTTCGTCGCGCTCTTGGTCAGGAAGCACATTACACGGTTGCGAAGAACACCCTCGCTCGCATCGCGGCTAAGGAAGCTGGCGTCGAAGGACTCGACGACTACCTCAAGGGCCCCGTTGCACTTGCATTCGTTTCCGGTGACATCGCTTCCGCAGCTAAGGCTATTAAGAACTTCTCTAAGGAGCACGATGCCCTGATCACCAAGGGTGGCGTTCTCGAAGGCAATGTTCTCGATGCCGAAGGTGTCAAGAAGCTCGCCGATCTCGAATCTCGCGAGGTTCTGCTTGGAAAGACCGCTGGCGTCCTCAAGGCGTCGCTCTACCAGGCTGCTTACATGTTCACCGCGCCGCTGGTCAAGACAGTGCGCACCGTGGACGCCCTGCGCGCGAAGCAGGAAGAAGCTGCCTGA
- the nusG gene encoding transcription termination/antitermination protein NusG — protein MSEENVNPLFSEAQATPEVVAEETTHEVVSTPETEVEVAQEPEVPVKEDVREGVVTEEMVRDQIRGLPGRWYVLHTYAGYEKRVKQSLETRMHSMNMEDYIFQVEVPMEEVYEVKKGQQKLVSRVRMPGYAVVRMDLTDDSWRVVQSTNGVTGFVGNGRDPVALSLEEAVQLLTPVVEQQVAAEAIAAGKPVLSGTPEYEVEYEVGEVVTLTTEPWVGMPATISQVDPVNRRLTVLMTLVGQETPVDLSFGQIKKMD, from the coding sequence ATGAGTGAAGAGAATGTGAATCCGCTGTTCTCCGAAGCGCAAGCGACACCAGAAGTCGTGGCCGAGGAAACGACGCACGAGGTCGTCTCTACCCCTGAAACCGAGGTTGAGGTCGCACAAGAGCCTGAGGTTCCGGTCAAGGAAGATGTTCGCGAAGGCGTCGTCACCGAAGAAATGGTCCGTGATCAGATTAGAGGTCTGCCTGGACGCTGGTACGTGCTCCACACCTATGCAGGTTACGAGAAGCGCGTGAAGCAGTCGCTTGAAACCCGTATGCATTCGATGAATATGGAAGATTATATCTTCCAGGTCGAAGTGCCGATGGAAGAGGTGTACGAAGTGAAGAAGGGCCAGCAGAAGCTGGTCTCGCGCGTTCGTATGCCTGGTTACGCCGTTGTTCGTATGGATCTCACTGATGATTCATGGCGAGTGGTTCAGTCCACTAATGGTGTGACCGGTTTTGTGGGTAACGGCCGTGATCCGGTCGCTCTGTCGCTCGAAGAAGCCGTGCAGTTGCTCACGCCTGTTGTTGAGCAGCAGGTTGCTGCAGAGGCTATAGCGGCTGGAAAGCCAGTACTTTCCGGCACTCCGGAGTATGAGGTCGAATACGAGGTCGGCGAAGTCGTCACCTTGACCACCGAGCCTTGGGTCGGAATGCCCGCTACAATTTCTCAGGTTGATCCGGTGAACCGCAGGCTCACCGTTCTCATGACACTTGTCGGCCAGGAAACCCCGGTCGATTTGTCCTTCGGCCAGATCAAGAAGATGGACTAA